Proteins co-encoded in one Populus trichocarpa isolate Nisqually-1 chromosome 10, P.trichocarpa_v4.1, whole genome shotgun sequence genomic window:
- the LOC112328791 gene encoding uncharacterized protein LOC112328791, whose amino-acid sequence MLRNRQIAGTGRVGDDQDDVTIVQLRTTRQRRRGGAPAPRHVEEIHPPVKEESRELKVENIIGETGIGVANPEFVTEFQQLSKAMRTWMEFSMERDRRRDRDVPSSSHIVQGVNVSLNDFMKLAPPTFTGMDISEDPQRFLDDIWRRCEALGCTDHRAVNLASFRLEGDMAISWFESRKRERSTEAQWTWKEFSTMFLDRFLPQSVRDAQLYEFERLSQGNMTVDEYDLKFTQLSRYAVHLLPTEEWRVKRFIRGLKSSMYMVMVSQVFPSYSSAVDKARLIEARELEDMVAGQSKRSREEGQAFRQQGPNTSPSRERSSHQDSWVPRRFRRISSTSGLSSQSGGRGAQ is encoded by the coding sequence ATGTTGAGAAATAGACAAATAGCTGGTACTGGTAGAGTAGGTGACGATCAAGATGATGTCACTATTGTGCAGTTGAGGACTACAAGGCAGAGAAGGAGGGGCGGTGCACCCGCACCTCGACATGTTGAGGAGATACATCCACCAGTAAAGGAGGAATCTCGAGAGTTAAAAGTGGAAAATATTATTGGTGAAACAGGTATAGGGGTAGCTAACCCTGAGTTTGTTACAGAATTTCAGCAGCTTAGTAAGGCTATGCGGACTTGGATGGAGTTTAGTATGGAAAGAGATCGGAGAAGGGATAGAGATGTACCATCATCATCCCACATTGTTCAGGGAGTCAATGTTTCGTTGAATGACTTTATGAAGTTAGCACCTCCTACCTTTACTGGAATGGATATCTCAGAGGATCCTCAGAGGTTCCTAGATGATATATGGCGACGGTGTGAAGCTTTGGGGTGTACAGACCATCGAGCTGTGAATCTAGCATCATTCAGGTTAGAGGGCGATATGGCCATCTCTTGGTTTGAGtctagaaagagagagaggtcaACGGAGGCTCAGTGGACATGGAAGGAGTTTAGCACTATGTTCTTGGATAGATTTCTTCCTCAGAGTGTTAGGGATGCTCAACTCTATGAGTTTGAGAGGCTATCTCAGGGGAACATGACAGTGGATGAGTATGATCTAAAGTTTACTCAGCTATCAAGGTATGCTGTACATCTTCTACCTACTGAGGAGTGGAGGGTGAAGAGGTTCATTCGAGGACTCAAATCCTCGATGTATATGGTGATGGTGTCTCAGGTGTTTCCATCTTACTCCTCAGCTGTTGATAAGGCCAGGTTGATTGAGGCACGAGAATTAGAGGACATGGTTGCAGGTCAATCTAAGAGGTCCAGGGAAGAAGGTCAAGCTTTTAGACAGCAGGGACCGAATACAAGTCCTTCTAGGGAACGAAGTAGTCATCAGGACTCATGGGTTCCGAGGAGGTTTAGACGGATATCTTCAACCAGTGGCTTAAGCAGTCAGAGTGGTGGTAGAGGTGCTCAGTAG
- the LOC7460024 gene encoding U-box domain-containing protein 6 yields MDITEVEENLFAASDAKLHGEMCKELSVIYCKILSIFPSLEAARPRSKSGIQALCSMHIALEKAKNVLRHCSECSKLYLAITGDSVLLKFEKARSALVDSLRRVEDIVPQSIGCEILEIVSELEGTVFSLDPLEKQVGDEIIVLLQQGRKFDNCNDTNELESFHEAATKLGITSSRAALTERRALKKLIERARVEEDKRKESIVAYLLHLMRKYSKLFRSDLTDDNDSQGSAPCSPTVEGSFEDGGPGGDGHAFERHLSKLSSLNFKPNFRKSGQMPLPPEELRCPISLHLMYDPVIIASGQTYERICIEKWFSDGHDTCPKTQQKLSHLCLTPNYCVKGLVASWCEQNGVPAPDGPPESLDLNYWRLAMSELDSANSRSVEIVGSGKLKGVKVIPLEGSGLIEEAEETETENLSPQQEDSVPEDDFEDNVFERYQNFLTILNSDEDLKKKCKIVEQVRLLLKDDEEARIFMGANGFVEALLQFLESAVHARNPMAEEIGAMALFNLAVNNNRNKEMMLASGVISLLEDMISNSDSDGSATALYLNLSCLEEAKSIIGSSHAVPFLVQILQGETGAQCKLDALHALYNLSSHPTNIPNLLSAGIISGLQSVLAVPGDHAWIEKSIAVLINLACSQSAKDEMLSASGLISGLATILDTGEPIEQEQAVACLYILCNGSEKGSQLVLQEGVIPALVSISVNGTTRGKEKAQKLLMLFREQRQRDQPSAEVHFQRDQSSAEVRFQRIESSSMSMPAPETKPLCKSVSRRKMGKAISVFWKSKSYSVYQC; encoded by the exons ATGGATATTACTGAGGTTGAAGAAAATTTGTTTGCAGCAAGCGATGCCaag CTGCATGGAGAAATGTGCAAGGAACTCTCTGTAATTTATTGCAAAATCCTGTCCATTTTCCCTTCATTGGAAGCTGCAAGACCTAGGAGTAAATCTGGCATTCAAGCATTATGTTCGATGCATATAGCCCTTGAGAAAGCCAAGAATGTTCTCCGGCATTGCTCAGAATGTAGTAAGCTTTACTTG GCTATAACTGGAGATTCTGtccttttaaaatttgaaaaggcAAGATCTGCTCTTGTAGATAGTCTTAGGCGTGTTGAAGATATTGTTCCACAATCAATTGGATGCGAG ATTTTGGAGATTGTAAGTGAACTCGAGGGTACTGTATTCTCTCTTGATCCGTTAGAGAAGCAAGTTGGTGATGAGATAATTGTATTGCTTCAGCAGGGGAGAAAATTCGACAACTGTAATGACACTAATGAGCTAGAATCATTTCATGAGGCTGCTACTAAACTTGGTATTACCTCTTCTAGAGCAGCTCTTACAGAGAGAAGAGCTCTTAAGAAACTTATAGAAAGAGCTCGTGTGGAGGAAGACAAGCGGAAGGAATCAATTGTTGCTTATCTCTTACATCTCATGAGGAAATATTCCAAGCTATTTAGAAGTGACCTTACAGATGACAATGATTCACAGGGTTCAGCACCTTGTTCACCCACTGTTGAGGGTTCTTTTGAAGATGGAGGCCCTGGTGGTGATGGCCATGCCTTTGAGCGACATTTATCAAAGCTTAGTTCATTAAACTTCAAGCCAAACTTTAGGAAATCTGGGCAAATGCCTCTTCCACCTGAAGAATTGAGGTGTCCTATATCATTGCACCTGATGTATGATCCAGTCATCATTGCTTCTGGACAAACGTATGAAAGGATCTGCATTGAGAAATGGTTCAGTGATGGGCATGACACTTGTCCAAAGACTCAACAAAAGCTTTCTCATCTCTGCTTGACTCCTAATTATTGTGTCAAGGGTCTTGTTGCTAGTTGGTGCGAACAGAATGGAGTCCCAGCACCTGATGGTCCACCAGAGTCTCTTGACCTCAACTATTGGAGGCTCGCAATGTCTGAGCTTGACTCTGCAAATTCAAGATCTGTGGAGATTGTCGGTTCTGGTAAGTTGAAAGGGGTAAAGGTAATTCCTTTGGAGGGGAGTGGTCTCATTGAGGAGGCAGAAGAAACTGAAACTGAAAATTTATCACCGCAACAGGAAGATTCTGTTCCAGAAGATGACTTTGAGGATAATGTATTTGAAAGATATCAGAATTTTCTGACCATCTTGAATAGTGACGAAGACttgaagaaaaaatgcaaaatagTAGAACAAGTGAGGCTTCTTTTGAAGGATGATGAGGAGGCCAGGATTTTTATGGGGGCCAATGGGTTTGTTGAAGCACTATTGCAGTTTCTAGAGTCAGCTGTGCATGCTAGGAATCCAATGGCCGAGGAAATTGGAGCAATGGCTCTTTTCAACCTTGCCGTCAACAATAACAG AAATAAGGAAATGATGTTGGCTTCTGGTGTTATCTCATTGTTGGAGGATATGATTTCCAACTCTGACTCTGATGGATCAGCAACAGCTCTCTATCTAAATCTCTCCTGCCTTGAAGAAGCGAAGTCCATCATTGGTTCAAGTCATGCTGTGCCTTTTTTAGTCCAAATCCTTCAAGGTGAAACTGGAGCGCAATGCAAGCTTGATGCCCTTCATGCCCTCTATAATCTCTCCTCCCACCCCACCAATATTCCGAATCTCCTTTCAGCTGGCATCATCAGTGGCCTCCAATCCGTTCTTGCAGTCCCTGGTGATCATGCATGGATAGAAAAATCTATAGCAGTGCTGATAAATTTAGCTTGTAGTCAATCAGCAAAAGATGAAATGCTGTCTGCCTCTGGCCTTATTAGTGGGCTAGCGACTATATTAGACACTGGCGAACCCATAGAGCAGGAGCAGGCTGTTGCTTGCCTTTACATTTTGTGCAATGGGAGTGAGAAGGGTAGTCAATTGGTCCTACAAGAAGGAGTTATACCTGCGCTGGTCTCAATCTCGGTGAATGGGACCACAAGAGGGAAAGAGAAAGCGCAGAAACTTCTGATGCTGTTTCGGGAGCAGCGGCAGCGAGATCAACCATCTGCTGAGGTGCACTTTCAGCGAGATCAATCATCTGCTGAGGTGCGCTTTCAGCGAATTGAAAGTAGTTCCATGTCCATGCCTGCTCCTGAAACAAAGCCGCTATGCAAATCTGTCTCAAGAAGAAAGATGGGGAAAGCTATAAGCGTTTTTTGGAAGAGCAAGAGCTACTCAGTTTACCAGTGTTAA